The Dromaius novaehollandiae isolate bDroNov1 chromosome 3, bDroNov1.hap1, whole genome shotgun sequence genome includes the window GCTAGATAAATGGACTAGATTGCCAGGTTTTCTAATGCATGTAGGGCCCCTCTAGCCATCTAGAATTTAACTGAGAATGTGGAAAGTCAGGTTTGCCCAATGAAGTCCTAAACTTACCATCTACAGCAAGAATGTCCGTAAGGGCATATCCCCAGGTAACTATTGCCACGAGGGCATTTCCCAGGGGTGCAGAAAGTCCCACGATATCCACATCGCAGAGAAACTCTTGGAGACCGAGTAAAGCCTGTACCATGAGAAAAGGAGGATACATTTATTTTTGACAGGGCTGAGGTTTTGCATTTGTTAAATACTCATTCACTGAGGCCAAGCCACACCAGGTCCCAAAGTTATGATAGTCCTGATGCAACCTCCAAAGGAGGAGCTCTACAGGCAAAATAATCCACCAAGGGCTTTAATTCCTTCCTTGGATTTAATAGCTGTGTCTCCAAGCCCAGGACTCCCTTAGGAGTAGGCCAGCACCCACAGATAAACTCAACAGTGCATGCAGAATGACCACATATATACTAGTAAATAAAGTAAACCAAGGATTGTCCTCTGGATCTGAAGCCAAACACTGTGGCATTGCTCATATCCACATGGGTACACTTTCTTCTCCACTAAAATAGAGTATCCCTCTTCAAAGTGCCTCTTGGGAATAGCCACTTGCCTATGCTATTCCCATAAGTGTGTCTGGGTATTATCTGTGAAAGTGTTAGTTGTCAGGAGTGAAAATTGCAC containing:
- the LOC112979549 gene encoding gallinacin-4-like translates to MKILCFLFALLFVVFHGAAGFTRSPRVSLRCGYRGTFCTPGKCPRGNSYLGICPYGHSCCRW